AATAGAAACGCTGCCTTACCTTGTTATTCTCGCTGCAGTCGACTATTGAGGGAAAAGCTGTGAAATTCAAATGGTGTACAATTAGGTTTGTTCCAAATGCTTCTTTCCCATTTAGATGGCATGGTTTCTTGGAAACACCTAGCCACCTAATATATGCTTCTACAAAAAGCAATGAAACCTCTATGATCTTATTATCTGATAGCATCAAATTTGAACATGAAGGATCAACTTGAAATCAATATTTATATCATGCGTGAGTTAGATATAGACATGAAATTAAAGCTTTTTTTTATTAGCTCTGAATTTGTACAAGTTAtaagttaaaaagaaaaaatagtacGTATCAATAAACAACGGCAACTCATACAACACCAGAATAGCAGAACAAACTCCTGAAGGTCGACAGTTTTTACAAAGCAAGAGCTGCCCTGCCATCTCTATAAACCAAGTGAAGTATACTGCTCTGGTCATTATGTTCATTCACTGAGCAGGTGAACAACTTTCGAGTTTAGGCAGGAGACTTCGCCACGCATCTGCAATACTATTTGCCAGGCGTGCCTGCCCTTTGGCAAATTCGTGGAAAGCAACTCCCATATCTATTGTTTTTTGTTCCTGAAAGCGGACAATCTCTTCATTCATCAGTCGCACAATTGTTTCAAATCGTCTGGTCGCTTCCTCACTATCAGCCTTCAACTGCATCACAAATACAATTTTTGTCAAATACAAAAGATCCATAATGTGCACACTGTGATTGCATGCATCAAGTGACTTGCCTCCTTGTACTCGAGCTCAGCTTCTCCCACCTTGTCTGATCTGGTTAGCATGAGTTTGTCACTGCATACCAATTAAGGAAAAGGATCAAACAACCAACGGGTTGACAAAAACAAATGCATCAAAGAATAAGCACTAGATTATCTATAACAAATTATCAATGTAGCCAAGTCCTACTTCAGTTAAATCAAATGGTTGTCATCTACACTATTTTGCAATTCTTTTTCTTAAccaattttgttttatttaccAACAAACTACAGATGACTGCAGCCACTACTTCACATACGACTACACCAGCCCAACGGCTGTTTCAGACCgcaaagaaataaaacaaaattggCCAGATGCATACAGATTTATCTCCTTCAACTTCATTGTTTCAGCAAGTTCACACTGTTGCCTGAAGGCATTTGCTCTCTCAGCTATGGTGGCCTGTTTCAATACACAAAATCAACAGCATCAGCTACTATATTCGATGACAAATAAAGATTAACCCTTTTGTGGCCAATAAATACAGATTCCCAGAAGGTCAAAATGGGTTGGAGTGGGGGTGAATAATACAATTAATCTATATCGTGAATCGAACTTTCCCACATGTATAAAACTATCAAAATTATAACCATACATCTAATGTTATATACAATGGTAGAAAGTCAAAGACATACTCACCTTAATAGATTGAACAGCCCGAACATAATCTTTCAAGGGTTCTTCAAAATTCATTAACAGCTGGTGGGCCTAAAAAGGAATACAAAGATCAGAAAACTACAATGGGACACAATAAGCTCTTTAAAAACTAAGAGGGGAAATGTAACACAACCAAATTTGGAACAACACATCATACACAATGTACCACTTATGAATGGCTCAATCCTCAATTAAGCTTACCTCTTTTTGCAGCTTAAATGATAATGCCTCTGACTTTGCCCCAAGCTCAGAAAACGCCTTCCCAAGAGCATTACCTTCACAAGCTCCAAGAAGCTTGGCTGCTTTCCCGAAATCTGATAGAGACTGTCCCAGCTCTGCAGAAATATAGTAAAAAGAACCACAGTTTATCCTATAACCACTTTCTGAATTGTGTATGATGTGTGAACACCTCATAAAGAAACAATAACAAGtattgaaaaaataataattagctGAGATCATTATTACCTCGGTGCCTCTTTACAAGACGGTATGCATGCTTCTGAGCTTCGGCCAAATGGTTTTCAAGCTCGAAGATGTAGTGTTTCAGCTTCTCATATTCAGGATTTGACTCTTCGACTGGCTTTTCCTTCCCGAGGACAACATCACTCACTTTGGATTGTACATCCTATCAGGTAATTAGGAAAGTTAGCGCTGAATCAGATTATCTATcccaaaggaaaaataaataaatagttaaAGTAGCCGATTCAGCCAAATATAGGTTACAAATGCACAAGCCGATGAACTGTGCAGTGGAAAGGACTGCCCCTTCTCTTGCACTTGACCACACttttatagaaaataaaaaatggtgAAAGAGGTTACTAAACTTGGATCTGTCACAAGCAGAACCGACTTTCACGCAATCCATTAATATAAATGGGCAAATTGCTACATCACATTCAAGACAGACATGCCAAGGAAATCTCTTCCTCAGTGGATAATAAAGAAAAGTCTACTATTTGCCACTACAAACATAGTGAATAATTTTTCTACAGATTCTCAGTACATGCCTTAGAGGATTTTACCTTCTAATCTACTTATCATTTTTTGCTCTAAGAGAAAGGAGTGGCTGGAAAACTATACAGAATGAGAAGAAACCTACAAGTTACAGAATGTTCATAAATATCTCATGGATACCTACAACTACAAGTTACTGTCTCACAAGCAGTGAGCAGAATATATGTTACCTTAAATATTTGCATCAAATCTGAAGGCTTCTTCTTGAAGATACCAGTCTCATGAAACCTTAACCTCTCCATTGTCTGGAAAAGTAAAATGAACAAGTCAAATATTGTGAAGCCTAGGCACATGCTAGTATGCTACAGTATTAAGTTTCTTTGGTAGTCAGTGGTTCACACATTAGTCCAGCTTTTCACAGGTCAAACACTGATGGGATATAATTCACTGACTTCCATAGTTGTGACAACAACACAAAAAAACTAAGCAACTCAATGCATTAGTTAAAAAACATCACCTCTTCATCTGCCTGCAGGAATGTTCTAAGATCTTCACTTTGTTGAAGCTCATGATGCGAAGCTATACGATTAACAAATACATCCAATGCTTGGCGTCTCATCTCAATGAACTCAGCACTGAAACGGAATTTTTCTGCATTAAAGAAACTGGAGTTATTGCACGTTAAATTATATACGCtatttaaaatcttaattaatTCTCCAGTCAAACTACACCAATAAGCACCAACACAGAATCAAGAATTCAGTATATACACTAACCACAGAGATGTGTTTACTTTGCTGTCAGCAAAATCCATGTATATGAAGTAGCATATTTGGACAGAAAAGAGTATGGACACCATCAACATGTGATCCTTGCATTATCCCACATACATACTTTTATCTAGCCAATAAGAAAATATGTACAAATGCGCCTTATATGCAATAGGCTTGGACAGAAGTGTTTTGCTGAAATTAAACTCTTCTGGCCTCTAAACCTTCATAGAAGTAATTAAAAAAGTTCTGTAAAATAGTAaaacatgataacctaaatcaGTCCAAGCATGGTATAAACCTACAAGATTGAGCTAACACCCGGTCACCACCACAACGCGTTGATTGGAAAATTTGAACCATAACAGAGATATATCCAACAGGGTATTTCAAGGCATACTTGAGGATGCAATTAATAAATGCTTTTTAGACCTTAAAAAGTACACCAAACAAACAGTTGTGAAAAAAAGGGCCAGAGCTAGGTTGTTACCTACAGCACTCTTTTCTGGGATAGGAGGAATAAAGATTCCTTTGTACTT
Above is a genomic segment from Rosa chinensis cultivar Old Blush chromosome 3, RchiOBHm-V2, whole genome shotgun sequence containing:
- the LOC112194751 gene encoding sorting nexin 1 isoform X2, coding for MLATQRSISGSSQSPRSPAASQPFLSVSVTDPVKLGNGVQAYISYRVITKTNFPEYQGPEKIVIRRYSDFVWLRDRLFEKYKGIFIPPIPEKSAVEKFRFSAEFIEMRRQALDVFVNRIASHHELQQSEDLRTFLQADEETMERLRFHETGIFKKKPSDLMQIFKDVQSKVSDVVLGKEKPVEESNPEYEKLKHYIFELENHLAEAQKHAYRLVKRHRELGQSLSDFGKAAKLLGACEGNALGKAFSELGAKSEALSFKLQKEAHQLLMNFEEPLKDYVRAVQSIKATIAERANAFRQQCELAETMKLKEINLDKLMLTRSDKVGEAELEYKELKADSEEATRRFETIVRLMNEEIVRFQEQKTIDMGVAFHEFAKGQARLANSIADAWRSLLPKLESCSPAQ
- the LOC112194751 gene encoding sorting nexin 1 isoform X3, whose translation is MLATRSISGSSQSPRSPAASQPFLSVSVTDPVKLGNGVQAYISYRVITKQTNFPEYQGPEKIVIRRYSDFVWLRDRLFEKYKGIFIPPIPEKSAVEKFRFSAEFIEMRRQALDVFVNRIASHHELQQSEDLRTFLQADEETMERLRFHETGIFKKKPSDLMQIFKDVQSKVSDVVLGKEKPVEESNPEYEKLKHYIFELENHLAEAQKHAYRLVKRHRELGQSLSDFGKAAKLLGACEGNALGKAFSELGAKSEALSFKLQKEAHQLLMNFEEPLKDYVRAVQSIKATIAERANAFRQQCELAETMKLKEINLDKLMLTRSDKVGEAELEYKELKADSEEATRRFETIVRLMNEEIVRFQEQKTIDMGVAFHEFAKGQARLANSIADAWRSLLPKLESCSPAQ
- the LOC112194751 gene encoding sorting nexin 1 isoform X1, which gives rise to MLATQRSISGSSQSPRSPAASQPFLSVSVTDPVKLGNGVQAYISYRVITKQTNFPEYQGPEKIVIRRYSDFVWLRDRLFEKYKGIFIPPIPEKSAVEKFRFSAEFIEMRRQALDVFVNRIASHHELQQSEDLRTFLQADEETMERLRFHETGIFKKKPSDLMQIFKDVQSKVSDVVLGKEKPVEESNPEYEKLKHYIFELENHLAEAQKHAYRLVKRHRELGQSLSDFGKAAKLLGACEGNALGKAFSELGAKSEALSFKLQKEAHQLLMNFEEPLKDYVRAVQSIKATIAERANAFRQQCELAETMKLKEINLDKLMLTRSDKVGEAELEYKELKADSEEATRRFETIVRLMNEEIVRFQEQKTIDMGVAFHEFAKGQARLANSIADAWRSLLPKLESCSPAQ